A genomic window from Vagococcus entomophilus includes:
- a CDS encoding MurR/RpiR family transcriptional regulator: MFHYKSVQKLNELELGVYNYVMTHRDEVMHMKIRQLAANAHVSTTTVLRFCTKMGYEGYSDFKLQLKIEKENKALSNLSKRDDELQDFFKLARKPAFQQNILACAQMLQKASRLFFFGMGSSGMMAQYGARLFSTVGIDTLNIEDSFYPLPDTDNESTILVVLSVSGETEMMLQLVSRLKARGVLIISITNHETSTLAKISDRSIPCYIPIELVADHYNVTSQVPTVYLLEELARKARQLKEKHGKTLDSLEK, from the coding sequence ATGTTTCATTACAAAAGCGTACAGAAATTAAACGAATTAGAGCTTGGCGTCTACAATTATGTGATGACTCATAGAGATGAAGTCATGCATATGAAAATTAGACAGTTAGCGGCTAATGCCCATGTATCGACCACGACTGTCTTGCGTTTTTGTACAAAAATGGGCTACGAAGGTTATTCTGATTTTAAGCTTCAACTAAAAATAGAAAAAGAAAATAAAGCGCTGAGCAACTTATCTAAGCGTGATGATGAATTGCAAGATTTTTTTAAATTAGCGAGGAAACCAGCATTTCAGCAAAATATTTTAGCGTGCGCACAGATGCTTCAAAAAGCATCACGTCTCTTTTTTTTTGGTATGGGTAGCAGTGGTATGATGGCACAGTATGGAGCACGTTTGTTTTCTACGGTAGGCATAGATACACTAAACATTGAAGATTCCTTTTATCCATTACCTGATACGGATAACGAATCGACTATTTTGGTAGTGCTATCTGTATCTGGCGAAACGGAAATGATGCTGCAACTTGTGTCACGTTTAAAAGCAAGAGGCGTGCTAATTATCAGTATTACCAATCACGAAACATCAACATTGGCCAAAATTTCAGATAGAAGCATTCCGTGTTACATTCCCATTGAGTTGGTTGCTGACCATTACAATGTTACCAGTCAAGTTCCAACTGTCTATCTTTTAGAGGAACTAGCAAGAAAAGCAAGACAACTGAAAGAGAAACATGGCAAAACGCTGGATAGTTTGGAGAAGTAA
- a CDS encoding SDR family NAD(P)-dependent oxidoreductase codes for MGFKDLTNKVVVITGGSSGLGEQIAYEAAKKNATVVICARRIQLIGKVRERCEELSSQKAYAFQLDIAEPENIEEVYQKIIHEIGKIDILVNCAGFGLFETFSDFSMDIAEKMFRVNVLGLMYMTQKVAIHMGERRAGHIINVASQAGKMATPKSTVYSATKFAVIGFSNALRLELKPLGVQVTTVNPGPIETNFFTIADESGSYLSSVDWMVLKPEVLASKVVRSMGSNKREINSPLFMEMASKAYTLFPSVGDYLAGSLFNKK; via the coding sequence ATGGGATTTAAAGATTTAACCAATAAAGTTGTTGTGATAACAGGTGGGTCTTCAGGACTGGGTGAACAAATTGCATACGAAGCTGCAAAAAAAAATGCAACTGTGGTGATTTGTGCAAGACGTATTCAATTAATTGGAAAAGTACGGGAGCGCTGTGAAGAGTTATCTAGTCAGAAGGCTTATGCTTTTCAATTAGATATTGCAGAACCAGAAAACATTGAGGAAGTGTACCAAAAAATCATCCATGAAATCGGCAAAATTGACATATTAGTTAACTGTGCTGGTTTTGGCTTATTTGAAACATTTTCTGATTTTTCGATGGATATAGCTGAAAAAATGTTTCGTGTTAACGTATTAGGTCTAATGTACATGACACAAAAAGTGGCAATCCATATGGGAGAGAGAAGAGCCGGACATATCATTAATGTAGCCTCTCAGGCGGGGAAAATGGCTACACCTAAAAGTACCGTATACTCGGCAACCAAATTCGCAGTAATTGGGTTTTCCAATGCACTCAGGCTCGAGCTGAAGCCACTGGGGGTTCAAGTAACAACGGTCAATCCAGGACCCATTGAGACCAACTTCTTTACGATTGCGGATGAAAGTGGTAGTTATCTATCATCTGTAGACTGGATGGTGCTAAAACCAGAAGTACTGGCAAGTAAAGTTGTACGCTCTATGGGAAGTAATAAAAGAGAGATTAATAGTCCGTTGTTTATGGAGATGGCAAGCAAGGCATACACGTTATTTCCAAGTGTTGGCGATTATCTAGCAGGTAGTTTATTTAATAAGAAATAG
- a CDS encoding response regulator transcription factor, translated as MIKILVVEDDKILSDSIESVVKELGEITQIYDGEEGLYEAEQDIYDLILLDLMLPSMNGYEVLQQLRKRSIATPVLILTAKDGLDDKVKGFTQGADDYLTKPFHREELLLRAKALLKRTLGLHEENRLKLGEIECDLGSRVVHYQNQEFILQGKEFDLLTYLIQNKNMIVTKEQIFDRIWGFDSETSLTVVEVYMSNLRKHMKATGLDKKIKTLRNVGYMLDAKE; from the coding sequence ATGATTAAAATATTAGTGGTAGAAGATGATAAAATTCTTTCAGATAGTATTGAATCGGTAGTCAAAGAATTAGGCGAGATTACCCAAATCTATGATGGTGAAGAAGGCTTGTATGAGGCAGAACAAGATATTTATGACTTGATTTTGCTTGATTTAATGCTGCCTTCAATGAATGGCTACGAAGTATTACAACAATTAAGAAAACGTTCGATTGCAACGCCAGTTTTAATTTTAACGGCAAAAGATGGATTAGATGATAAGGTAAAAGGATTCACTCAAGGTGCGGATGACTATTTGACCAAACCTTTTCACAGGGAAGAACTATTACTTAGAGCAAAAGCATTGCTAAAGCGTACATTGGGTTTGCATGAAGAAAATAGATTGAAACTAGGCGAAATTGAGTGCGACTTGGGAAGTCGCGTGGTGCATTATCAAAATCAAGAGTTTATTCTGCAAGGAAAAGAATTTGATTTATTGACATACTTAATTCAAAATAAAAATATGATTGTCACAAAAGAGCAAATCTTTGACAGAATTTGGGGGTTTGATTCTGAAACCTCATTGACAGTTGTAGAGGTATATATGAGCAATTTAAGAAAACATATGAAGGCAACAGGTCTGGATAAAAAAATTAAAACACTCCGAAATGTCGGATACATGTTAGATGCGAAAGAGTGA
- a CDS encoding adenine phosphoribosyltransferase has translation MNLKDYIASIPDFPEKGIIFRDISPLMADGDAYREATKRIAEYAKEKEVDMVVGPEARGFIVGCPVAYELGIGFAPARKKGKLPRETVEVSYGLEYGADVLALHKDAIKPGQKVLICDDLLATGGTIAATIELVESLGGIVVGAAFLIELEALKGRNKIEGYDILALMEY, from the coding sequence GTGAATTTAAAAGATTATATTGCAAGTATCCCAGATTTTCCAGAGAAAGGGATCATCTTTAGAGATATTTCTCCACTAATGGCGGATGGAGATGCATACCGCGAAGCAACAAAAAGAATTGCTGAATATGCCAAAGAAAAAGAAGTAGATATGGTTGTTGGACCAGAAGCTAGAGGCTTTATTGTGGGGTGTCCTGTTGCCTATGAACTAGGAATTGGCTTTGCTCCAGCACGTAAAAAAGGCAAACTCCCTCGTGAAACGGTCGAAGTTAGCTATGGTTTAGAATACGGAGCAGATGTATTAGCCTTACATAAAGATGCAATCAAGCCTGGACAAAAAGTTTTGATCTGTGATGATTTATTAGCAACTGGTGGCACCATTGCAGCGACGATTGAGCTTGTTGAAAGTTTAGGCGGCATTGTTGTAGGAGCAGCCTTTTTAATCGAATTAGAAGCATTAAAAGGTCGCAATAAAATTGAAGGCTACGATATTTTAGCTTTAATGGAATATTAG
- a CDS encoding sensor histidine kinase: MQNLMDKKQYRRFFLINLGSFALIFIVLGLIVFQILERSLYASIDGNLSSLSTNQQYLQNELLRTNSLEKVPSGLQIGGLRVAGKPLPTNFQTQTLIWSSSGEIKNKARLGERYDSFSKLKLRKKKLNQIVDVTTKDLNGNTLSFRSITVQLEEDDEEGNPLYVQILYNTNATRETVNQFKNVLIICMVIFWFISIALSYYLSRINMKPVLHSWKKQQEFVENASHELRTPLTIIQSKLENMFVHPSHTVLEESESIALALGEVRRLNQLTRDLLLLARSDSNMAVVKKEPVNVSEFMKQVIDPYKEIAETQNKTLYATEDATKQVVFDPKRIHQLLVILIDNALKFTQEGDEIEVFSTIKNQQWILEVRDSGRGIPDKEKKHVFDRFYREDSARQRETGGYGLGLAIAMWIVKNHNGKITIRDNQPKGTVFHVEIPF, from the coding sequence ATGCAAAATTTGATGGATAAAAAGCAGTATAGAAGATTTTTCTTAATAAACTTAGGGTCTTTTGCACTTATTTTTATTGTTCTAGGTTTGATTGTCTTCCAGATTTTAGAGCGATCATTATATGCGTCAATTGATGGAAACTTATCAAGTTTATCAACAAATCAGCAGTATTTACAAAATGAACTGCTCCGAACGAATTCCCTAGAGAAAGTCCCATCTGGCCTTCAAATTGGGGGGCTTAGAGTTGCTGGGAAACCACTGCCTACAAATTTTCAAACGCAAACTTTGATCTGGTCCAGCTCAGGCGAAATAAAAAACAAAGCACGTTTAGGGGAGCGTTACGACTCTTTTTCCAAGCTTAAACTGCGAAAAAAGAAATTGAATCAGATCGTCGATGTTACAACAAAAGACTTGAATGGAAATACGCTTTCTTTTCGCTCCATAACAGTTCAACTCGAAGAAGATGACGAGGAAGGAAATCCTTTGTATGTTCAGATCTTGTACAACACAAATGCGACACGAGAAACTGTGAATCAATTTAAAAATGTACTGATTATCTGCATGGTGATTTTTTGGTTTATTTCAATCGCTCTCAGTTATTATCTGTCTAGAATTAATATGAAACCAGTACTTCACTCTTGGAAAAAGCAACAAGAATTTGTCGAAAATGCTTCACATGAGTTACGGACGCCCTTAACAATTATCCAAAGCAAATTGGAAAATATGTTTGTGCATCCTTCTCACACCGTATTAGAAGAGTCAGAAAGTATCGCGCTTGCACTCGGTGAGGTAAGAAGGCTCAATCAGTTAACCAGAGATTTATTATTATTAGCGCGCTCAGATTCGAATATGGCAGTTGTTAAAAAGGAACCGGTCAATGTATCGGAATTTATGAAGCAAGTAATTGATCCGTATAAGGAGATAGCTGAGACTCAGAACAAAACGCTTTATGCAACTGAGGATGCAACAAAACAAGTGGTTTTTGACCCAAAAAGGATTCATCAGTTGTTGGTAATTTTGATTGATAACGCGCTCAAATTTACTCAAGAAGGCGATGAAATTGAAGTTTTCTCTACTATTAAAAACCAACAGTGGATTTTAGAAGTTAGAGACAGCGGAAGGGGAATTCCAGATAAAGAGAAGAAACATGTTTTTGATCGCTTTTACCGAGAAGATAGTGCAAGGCAGCGAGAAACTGGTGGATATGGTCTGGGATTAGCCATCGCGATGTGGATTGTGAAAAATCACAATGGAAAGATTACAATCAGAGATAACCAGCCTAAAGGAACGGTTTTCCATGTTGAAATTCCATTTTAA
- the recJ gene encoding single-stranded-DNA-specific exonuclease RecJ, with protein MKPAMYQWHYQAPKKEEITPLITYLNTKKLPENLATLLWNRKVQTEAEIEQFLNPTIQSLHDPLAIYGMEKAVERIQLAVENSETILVYGDYDADGITSTTVMKEAIELIGGQVKVYIPNRFSEGYGPNVDAFAKEIESGVSLIVTVDNGVAGHEAIDYARNQGVDVIVTDHHELPEELPNATVIIHPRHPNGNYPFGDLAGVGVAFKVACALLDDIPYEFLDLVAIGTIADLVSLTGENRTLVKIGMKLLQETDRIGLRALCKEAGLQVEKVTGENIGFIIAPRLNAIGRLGDATPGVKLMTTFDEEEAIVLAQTIQKKNEERQAIVEKISCEAFQMIAEQDQHSVYVLAKEDWHEGVLGIVASKIVQKTGRPTFVLNIDAAAQTVKGSGRSVEQLNLYDALTHSSQLLTRFGGHHMAAGLTFPYENLDSFQLQLDAYVDEHNIDFSIGQPLLIDEEMDIADASVAFIQSLDLLAPFGTDNPAPNFAFSPKQVVQIKRIGATQQHLKFQLLDNQQNGLDCVAFGKGEEALELQEQDLTATFVGKLNVNEWNGLKKPQLLLVDYQISGLQVFDYRGGRAKELPRLTEATQYMVFEEKNLDLVPSYVTPEAILTPKTISSEHPVVSNLVVVDCPVEVESLRDVLIQGNYQRIYLQCASKDECYLDGMPSREQFSKLFRFISQHKNIDIRYKLKQIASFLQLKENLLIFMIEVFSELEFVTIDNGVMNQIENPKNQQLNDSQAFKRREAKIKSEEFLLYSNLTTLKDWFLKQEEKK; from the coding sequence TTGAAACCAGCAATGTATCAATGGCACTATCAGGCACCAAAGAAAGAAGAAATAACTCCACTTATTACTTACTTGAATACAAAGAAACTTCCTGAAAATTTAGCTACGCTTCTTTGGAATCGTAAGGTGCAAACAGAAGCAGAAATAGAACAATTTTTAAATCCGACAATTCAATCATTACACGATCCATTAGCAATCTATGGGATGGAAAAAGCAGTCGAACGAATTCAGTTAGCTGTAGAAAATAGTGAGACTATTTTAGTTTATGGAGACTATGATGCAGATGGCATCACAAGCACAACTGTGATGAAGGAGGCAATTGAGTTAATAGGGGGTCAAGTTAAAGTTTATATACCCAATCGTTTTAGTGAAGGCTATGGTCCAAATGTGGATGCGTTTGCCAAAGAAATTGAGTCTGGGGTCAGCTTAATTGTGACTGTTGACAATGGTGTGGCTGGACATGAGGCGATTGATTATGCTAGAAATCAAGGGGTAGACGTCATTGTGACTGACCACCATGAATTGCCAGAAGAGCTGCCTAATGCAACCGTAATTATTCATCCAAGACATCCAAATGGAAACTATCCATTTGGCGATTTAGCTGGTGTCGGTGTGGCCTTTAAAGTGGCGTGCGCGCTACTAGATGACATCCCTTATGAATTTTTGGATTTAGTTGCAATTGGAACGATTGCAGATTTGGTTTCTTTAACCGGTGAAAACCGTACGTTGGTAAAAATTGGCATGAAACTATTACAAGAAACGGATCGTATTGGACTTCGAGCTTTGTGCAAGGAAGCAGGTCTTCAAGTTGAGAAAGTTACTGGTGAAAATATTGGGTTTATTATCGCCCCTAGACTCAACGCAATCGGGAGATTAGGGGATGCGACACCAGGAGTTAAGCTGATGACTACTTTTGATGAGGAAGAGGCAATCGTGTTGGCGCAAACCATTCAAAAGAAAAATGAAGAACGACAAGCAATTGTTGAAAAAATTTCTTGTGAAGCGTTCCAGATGATTGCAGAACAAGACCAACATTCTGTCTATGTATTGGCAAAAGAAGACTGGCATGAGGGCGTGCTCGGTATTGTCGCAAGCAAGATTGTTCAAAAAACTGGAAGACCCACATTTGTCCTAAACATTGATGCAGCTGCACAAACAGTAAAAGGTTCTGGTCGAAGCGTTGAGCAACTAAATCTTTATGATGCTCTAACTCATTCAAGTCAGCTACTTACTCGTTTTGGGGGACACCATATGGCTGCTGGATTAACATTTCCCTATGAAAATCTCGACTCATTTCAGCTACAATTAGACGCCTATGTTGATGAACATAATATTGATTTCTCTATAGGCCAACCACTTTTAATTGATGAGGAAATGGACATTGCAGATGCGTCCGTTGCATTTATTCAAAGCTTGGATTTGTTAGCTCCATTTGGGACAGATAATCCTGCTCCTAATTTTGCTTTTTCACCTAAACAAGTAGTGCAGATAAAAAGAATTGGTGCTACACAGCAACATTTGAAGTTTCAACTCTTAGATAATCAGCAAAATGGCTTAGATTGTGTTGCGTTTGGTAAAGGAGAAGAAGCCCTGGAACTTCAAGAACAAGACCTAACAGCGACTTTTGTTGGAAAGCTAAATGTGAATGAATGGAATGGGTTAAAGAAACCACAGCTTTTATTAGTGGACTATCAAATATCGGGACTGCAAGTTTTTGATTATAGAGGGGGCAGAGCCAAAGAATTACCTCGGTTAACAGAAGCAACTCAGTACATGGTTTTTGAAGAAAAAAATTTAGACTTGGTGCCATCCTATGTTACACCTGAGGCTATTTTGACCCCAAAAACTATTTCTAGTGAGCATCCGGTTGTGTCTAATTTGGTAGTGGTAGATTGTCCAGTGGAAGTTGAAAGCCTGCGTGATGTATTAATTCAAGGCAACTATCAACGAATCTATCTACAATGTGCTTCAAAAGATGAATGCTATTTAGATGGTATGCCAAGTAGAGAGCAATTTTCTAAGTTGTTCCGCTTTATTTCACAACATAAAAATATCGATATTCGATATAAGCTCAAACAAATCGCGAGTTTTTTACAGTTAAAAGAAAACCTATTAATTTTTATGATTGAAGTGTTTTCTGAACTGGAATTTGTTACAATAGATAATGGTGTTATGAACCAAATCGAAAATCCAAAAAATCAGCAACTTAATGATAGCCAAGCTTTTAAGCGTCGAGAAGCAAAAATCAAATCAGAAGAATTTTTATTGTATAGTAATTTGACGACGTTGAAAGACTGGTTTTTAAAACAGGAGGAAAAAAAGTGA
- a CDS encoding ABC transporter ATP-binding protein translates to MQKNNSEWSKSMSIKEQLAVTRRMLKFARPFKKIFAWAIFFAILLSGMNVLLPKILQVFMDQYLTPKTATTKIILFFGGLYFIGILVKSIVWFFQGYLYSKASLNTYQSVRVRLFEKLHTLGMRYFDQTPAGSIVSRVTNDTDTLFEFWFVFLMILTGVFAVISSFIAMALINVKITIACLFFLPFLLIIIWYYQKFSSKVYRNMREKLSQLNTKLNESISGMSIIQQFRQEHRLEEEFEQTNDEYLQTRLSMIKTNSLLLAPIINLLMALATALVLSMFGYQALEHPVEVGMIYAFISYVQAFFNPMTNMMDYLSIYQDGMVAGTRIFKVLDHEEFAPKQNSDADAKVTEGKIEFRNVSFSYDGEHNVLNNISFVAKPGETVALVGHTGSGKSSIINVMMRFYEFYDGEILIDDRDIRTYPLKELREKMGLVLQDAFMFYGDIAGNIRLLNSNITDQQIKEAAEFVQADKFIETLPGKYHAKVIERGASYSSGQRQLISFARTIVTNPKMLILDEATANIDTETESLIQEGLAKMRQGRTTIAIAHRLSTIRDANLILVLEKGHVVERGNHDSLIEQGGLYYDMYRLQSNQS, encoded by the coding sequence ATGCAAAAAAATAATTCAGAATGGTCAAAATCAATGTCCATCAAAGAACAACTAGCAGTGACACGTCGCATGCTGAAGTTTGCTCGACCATTTAAAAAAATTTTTGCTTGGGCGATATTTTTTGCGATTCTTCTTTCAGGCATGAATGTTTTGTTACCTAAAATATTGCAAGTATTTATGGACCAATATTTGACGCCTAAAACTGCAACAACTAAAATTATATTATTTTTTGGTGGTCTCTATTTTATTGGGATTTTAGTGAAAAGTATTGTTTGGTTTTTTCAAGGGTATCTCTATTCAAAAGCTTCCCTTAATACGTATCAAAGTGTTCGAGTTCGCTTATTTGAAAAGTTGCATACCCTTGGGATGCGTTATTTTGATCAGACGCCTGCTGGTTCAATCGTTTCGCGAGTGACCAATGATACAGATACTTTATTTGAATTTTGGTTTGTTTTCTTGATGATTCTTACAGGAGTCTTTGCAGTGATCTCTTCGTTTATTGCAATGGCGTTAATTAATGTCAAAATCACAATTGCTTGCCTGTTTTTCTTACCCTTTCTTTTGATTATTATCTGGTATTATCAAAAATTCAGTTCCAAAGTTTACCGAAATATGCGGGAGAAACTGAGCCAATTGAACACGAAGTTAAATGAATCCATTTCTGGGATGAGTATTATTCAACAATTTCGTCAAGAGCATCGTTTAGAAGAGGAATTTGAACAGACAAATGATGAATATCTACAAACCAGACTTTCAATGATTAAAACCAATTCTTTATTGCTGGCTCCGATTATCAATTTATTAATGGCTTTGGCCACAGCGCTCGTACTTTCTATGTTTGGGTACCAGGCATTGGAACACCCCGTTGAAGTAGGGATGATTTATGCGTTTATTTCATATGTGCAAGCTTTCTTTAATCCAATGACCAACATGATGGATTATCTAAGTATCTATCAAGATGGAATGGTTGCGGGAACCAGAATTTTTAAAGTGCTCGATCATGAAGAATTTGCTCCTAAACAAAATTCAGATGCAGATGCAAAAGTCACAGAAGGAAAAATTGAATTTAGAAACGTGAGCTTTTCTTATGACGGAGAACACAATGTACTAAATAATATTAGTTTTGTGGCAAAACCAGGTGAAACTGTGGCACTTGTGGGGCATACGGGAAGTGGAAAAAGTTCGATAATCAATGTAATGATGCGTTTCTATGAATTTTATGACGGGGAAATACTGATAGATGACCGTGATATTCGGACGTACCCTTTAAAAGAATTACGCGAAAAAATGGGGCTAGTTTTACAAGATGCGTTCATGTTTTATGGCGATATTGCAGGAAATATTCGCTTACTTAATTCTAATATCACTGACCAACAAATTAAAGAAGCTGCGGAATTTGTCCAAGCAGATAAATTTATCGAAACGTTACCTGGAAAATATCATGCAAAAGTGATTGAACGGGGAGCCAGTTATTCAAGCGGCCAACGTCAGCTGATTTCTTTTGCTCGCACGATTGTTACCAATCCTAAAATGCTTATTTTAGATGAGGCAACTGCTAATATTGATACGGAAACTGAATCCTTGATTCAAGAAGGATTAGCAAAAATGCGTCAAGGTAGAACCACGATTGCCATCGCACATAGGCTATCAACCATTCGAGATGCTAATTTAATTTTGGTCTTGGAAAAAGGTCATGTTGTGGAGCGGGGCAACCATGATTCGTTAATTGAACAAGGTGGTCTTTACTATGATATGTACCGTTTGCAAAGCAATCAATCTTAA
- the rnz gene encoding ribonuclease Z, whose translation MDIQFLGTGAGVPAKQRNVTSIALKLLDERNSVWLFDCGEGTQQQILRSSIRPRKIEKIFITHLHGDHIFGLPGLLSSRSFQGGSEPLTIVGPKGIKEFIQTSLKISETHLKYPIHYNEIEEGGLIFKDHQFQVHCLPLDHRITCYGYRIEEADQPGELLVEKLQKEEVPSGPIYGRLKKGETIHLENGKILYGKDYLGPDKKGRTVTILGDTRKHPNSVELAKNADVLVHESTFNQREAQLAKAYYHSTTVEAGQVAKEANVKQLFLTHISARYIGKAAVELENEAKKVFKQTKVVKDFDEFSIPTK comes from the coding sequence ATGGACATTCAATTTTTAGGAACAGGTGCAGGTGTGCCTGCAAAGCAACGAAATGTAACAAGTATTGCCCTCAAGTTACTAGATGAGCGTAATTCAGTTTGGTTATTTGATTGTGGGGAAGGAACGCAACAACAGATTTTAAGAAGTAGTATTCGCCCAAGAAAAATAGAAAAAATTTTTATTACGCATCTACACGGAGATCATATCTTTGGCCTTCCTGGCTTATTGAGTAGTCGTTCTTTTCAAGGGGGCAGTGAACCGTTGACGATTGTGGGACCAAAAGGAATTAAGGAGTTTATTCAAACTAGTCTCAAGATTTCAGAAACACACTTGAAATACCCGATTCATTACAATGAGATTGAAGAGGGTGGACTGATTTTTAAAGATCATCAATTTCAAGTACATTGTTTGCCACTTGATCACCGAATTACTTGTTATGGTTATCGTATCGAAGAAGCAGATCAACCAGGCGAATTGCTAGTGGAAAAGCTTCAAAAAGAAGAAGTTCCTTCAGGTCCTATATATGGTCGACTAAAAAAAGGGGAAACAATTCACCTTGAAAATGGAAAAATATTATATGGGAAAGATTATTTAGGTCCAGACAAAAAAGGACGCACAGTCACCATATTAGGAGATACTAGGAAACATCCAAACAGTGTTGAACTTGCTAAGAATGCCGATGTCCTTGTGCATGAGAGTACATTTAATCAACGTGAGGCACAACTAGCTAAAGCGTATTATCACTCTACTACAGTGGAAGCAGGTCAAGTGGCAAAAGAAGCGAATGTTAAACAGTTGTTTTTGACTCATATTAGTGCGCGTTATATCGGAAAAGCAGCAGTTGAACTTGAAAATGAAGCCAAAAAAGTCTTCAAACAAACAAAAGTCGTGAAAGATTTTGATGAGTTTTCTATTCCAACTAAGTAA
- the obgE gene encoding GTPase ObgE: protein MSMFLDQVTIDVKAGKGGDGMVAFRREKYVPDGGPAGGDGGHGGDVVLVVDEGLRTLMDFRFNRHFKALPGENGMSKGMHGRGAEDQHIPVPPGTTVKDAETGKVLGDLLHNKQELVIAQGGRGGRGNIRFASPKNPAPEIAENGEPGQERKIELELKVLADAGLVGFPSVGKSTILSVISKARPKIGAYHFTTLVPNLGMVSTAEGNSFVVADLPGLIEGASQGVGLGTQFLRHIERTRVILHVIDMSGMEGRDPYEDYLAINKELESHNLRLLERPQIIVANKMDMPDAEANLKEFKEKLANLREDEFAKEQLVFPISSITRQGFEPLLNATSELLDVTPEFPIYDEETAEEESVLYGFDVGDRPFEITRDADATWILSGPGIEKLFKMTNFDHDESTMRFARQLRGLGVDEALRERGARDGDLVRIDKFEFEFID, encoded by the coding sequence ATGTCCATGTTTTTAGATCAGGTAACCATAGATGTCAAAGCTGGAAAAGGCGGAGACGGAATGGTTGCATTTAGAAGAGAAAAATACGTTCCTGATGGAGGACCAGCTGGTGGCGATGGGGGTCATGGTGGTGATGTGGTGCTCGTAGTTGATGAGGGATTACGTACATTGATGGATTTTCGTTTTAATCGTCATTTCAAAGCACTTCCGGGAGAAAATGGGATGAGTAAGGGTATGCATGGTCGAGGCGCAGAGGATCAGCATATTCCTGTACCGCCTGGCACAACTGTTAAAGATGCGGAGACTGGCAAGGTACTTGGAGACTTATTACATAATAAGCAAGAATTAGTCATCGCACAAGGTGGACGTGGTGGACGTGGAAACATCCGCTTTGCTTCCCCAAAAAATCCAGCGCCAGAAATTGCTGAAAACGGTGAACCAGGTCAAGAAAGAAAAATTGAACTAGAGTTGAAAGTTTTAGCAGATGCCGGATTAGTAGGATTTCCTTCAGTTGGAAAATCAACAATTTTATCTGTCATTTCAAAAGCTAGACCGAAGATAGGGGCGTATCACTTTACAACGCTTGTGCCTAATCTAGGGATGGTAAGCACCGCTGAGGGCAATAGTTTTGTGGTTGCAGACTTGCCAGGATTGATTGAAGGCGCTTCTCAAGGAGTAGGGCTTGGAACACAATTTTTACGTCATATTGAAAGAACACGGGTAATATTACATGTGATTGATATGAGTGGTATGGAAGGACGCGATCCGTATGAGGATTACTTAGCAATTAATAAAGAGCTAGAGTCTCATAATTTACGCTTGTTGGAGCGACCTCAAATAATTGTAGCCAATAAGATGGACATGCCAGATGCAGAAGCTAATTTAAAAGAGTTCAAAGAAAAATTAGCCAATCTAAGAGAAGACGAGTTTGCCAAAGAACAATTGGTATTCCCAATCTCAAGCATTACACGTCAAGGATTCGAACCGTTGCTAAATGCAACCTCAGAACTGCTTGATGTGACACCCGAATTTCCAATATATGACGAAGAAACTGCTGAAGAGGAAAGCGTATTATACGGCTTTGACGTAGGAGATCGTCCATTTGAAATTACGCGCGATGCTGATGCAACTTGGATTTTGTCGGGTCCTGGAATTGAAAAATTATTCAAGATGACGAATTTCGACCATGACGAAAGTACGATGAGATTTGCTCGTCAACTTAGAGGATTGGGCGTTGATGAGGCATTACGAGAACGTGGTGCTCGAGATGGTGATTTGGTTCGTATCGATAAGTTTGAATTTGAATTTATTGACTAA
- a CDS encoding LapA family protein, with translation MKKQGRLMISFAMVVIIVIFSVINTKNVAVSFGFKEYQWPLIFIILGSAIFGALIVILTSYSSLWRKGKEVKSLKKEVKSYQNNFQTELEKNLEQTKKDLEEQLEQKEQEIRVLREQLLDHNNQDSPVE, from the coding sequence ATGAAAAAGCAAGGTAGATTGATGATTAGTTTTGCAATGGTAGTGATTATTGTGATATTTTCGGTGATTAATACTAAGAATGTAGCAGTAAGTTTTGGCTTTAAAGAGTATCAATGGCCGTTAATTTTTATTATTTTGGGTTCAGCCATTTTCGGTGCGCTGATTGTCATTTTAACCTCTTATTCTTCTTTATGGAGAAAAGGAAAAGAAGTTAAAAGTTTGAAAAAAGAAGTGAAATCTTATCAAAACAATTTTCAAACAGAGCTAGAAAAAAATTTAGAGCAGACAAAAAAAGATTTAGAAGAACAATTAGAGCAAAAAGAGCAAGAAATTCGTGTTTTACGCGAACAGTTACTTGATCATAATAATCAAGACTCACCTGTAGAATAA